The Opitutaceae bacterium genome contains a region encoding:
- a CDS encoding nucleotide exchange factor GrpE, which translates to MNETANTTPQPDTPPASEAQTASTATGAAQGTSGSAQAPAADLAAVEEKLAAAKKEAAENYDRYVRLAADMENLRKRVVREKDELRQFAAGRVLEDLLPVLDNLGLGLSAAKAPNADLKNLVGGISMVLEQLKGALANHGLKDIHPQGRPFDPNLHEAISSQASSETPEGSVLQVVRTGYLLNGRLLRPASVIVSTGAAHETVV; encoded by the coding sequence ATGAACGAAACCGCCAATACTACACCCCAACCTGATACCCCGCCCGCCTCTGAAGCCCAGACCGCTTCGACCGCAACGGGTGCCGCCCAGGGAACCTCTGGTTCGGCCCAGGCACCGGCTGCGGACTTGGCTGCAGTGGAGGAGAAACTCGCCGCTGCAAAGAAAGAAGCTGCAGAGAATTACGATAGATATGTTCGTCTTGCGGCTGATATGGAGAACCTTCGCAAGCGCGTGGTGCGCGAGAAGGATGAGCTAAGGCAGTTCGCCGCAGGACGCGTTCTCGAGGACCTGCTTCCAGTCCTCGATAACTTGGGCCTCGGACTTTCCGCCGCGAAGGCTCCGAATGCCGATTTGAAGAATCTCGTCGGAGGCATCTCCATGGTGCTCGAGCAGTTAAAGGGAGCCCTCGCCAACCACGGATTGAAGGACATCCACCCCCAGGGTCGGCCCTTCGATCCCAACCTGCATGAGGCCATCTCCAGCCAGGCCTCTTCTGAAACTCCGGAAGGCAGCGTGTTGCAGGTGGTTCGCACCGGCTACCTGCTCAATGGGCGCCTGCTGAGGCCGGCTTCGGTGATTGTATCGACCGGCGCTGCACACGAAACCGTTGTTTGA
- the dnaJ gene encoding molecular chaperone DnaJ, whose amino-acid sequence MATQEDYYELLGVTKGASEEELKKAYRKKAVQYHPDKNPGNKQAEEMFKKVSEAYEVLKDPQKRAAYDRYGHAAFQQGGATGPRGGGAGGFHDPFDIFREVFGGAGGAGGGIFDEFFGGGGGNNRDGSDLRYDLQITLEEAARGVEKEISFRKSMGCERCDGTGAEPGSKKVTCPTCRGAGQIRRSGGIITFTQACPTCGGTGSKIEKPCSACRGEGRVAKTTKLNVRIPPGVDSGSRLRSAGNGEAGFAGGQPGDLYIVINVADHDVFERQNDDLFCEIPIKFTLATLGGTIEVPTLNGKASLKIPSGTQSGTTFRLKGKGIPNLRSGNPGDQLVRVHVEVPTGLSSEQRKKLEEFAHLCGDAHEPMARSFFEKAKRFF is encoded by the coding sequence ATGGCCACTCAGGAAGATTACTACGAGCTTCTCGGCGTCACCAAGGGTGCCTCTGAGGAGGAACTGAAGAAGGCATATCGCAAGAAGGCCGTGCAGTATCACCCGGATAAGAACCCGGGCAACAAGCAGGCCGAAGAGATGTTCAAAAAGGTTTCGGAGGCCTACGAAGTGCTGAAAGACCCCCAAAAGCGGGCGGCCTACGACCGCTATGGTCACGCCGCTTTCCAGCAGGGCGGCGCCACTGGACCACGTGGTGGCGGCGCGGGAGGTTTTCACGACCCCTTCGATATCTTTCGCGAGGTATTTGGCGGTGCCGGGGGCGCGGGCGGTGGAATTTTCGATGAGTTTTTTGGCGGCGGCGGCGGCAACAACCGCGATGGCTCCGATCTGCGCTACGACCTGCAAATCACCCTCGAGGAGGCGGCCCGCGGGGTCGAAAAAGAAATCAGTTTCCGCAAGTCAATGGGTTGTGAGCGATGTGACGGTACGGGTGCCGAGCCGGGATCGAAAAAGGTCACCTGCCCCACCTGCCGCGGTGCAGGCCAGATTCGCCGTTCAGGCGGCATCATCACGTTTACACAGGCTTGCCCCACTTGCGGCGGCACGGGTTCGAAGATCGAGAAGCCGTGTTCTGCTTGCCGCGGAGAAGGCCGTGTGGCGAAGACCACCAAGCTCAACGTCCGCATCCCTCCCGGCGTCGACAGCGGGTCGCGTTTGCGCTCCGCAGGCAATGGCGAGGCCGGTTTCGCCGGCGGCCAGCCCGGCGACTTGTACATCGTGATCAACGTTGCTGACCATGACGTATTCGAAAGGCAGAATGACGACCTGTTCTGCGAGATCCCGATCAAGTTTACTCTCGCGACGCTTGGGGGTACGATCGAAGTCCCCACTCTAAACGGCAAAGCCTCGCTCAAGATTCCTTCCGGTACCCAGAGCGGCACCACATTCAGGCTGAAAGGGAAGGGCATTCCCAACCTTCGATCTGGAAACCCGGGCGACCAACTCGTCCGCGTCCATGTCGAAGTGCCAACAGGTTTATCGAGTGAACAACGCAAGAAACTCGAGGAATTTGCGCACCTGTGCGGAGATGCCCACGAGCCCATGGCCAGATCCTTCTTCGAAAAAGCCAAACGGTTCTTCTGA